From the genome of Nodosilinea sp. FACHB-141, one region includes:
- a CDS encoding glycosyltransferase family 2 protein, with product MDSLISSQPLVSILINNYNYGHLLTDAINSALAQNYGNVEVIVVDDGSTDNSKDLLEPYKGKITSVLKANGGQASAMNAGFAVSKGEIVCFLDADDLFLPERLTRVVDIFQTTSNIDWVFTESMPVETSKIEKGTLNSLFDSIRKDSDAKTLARIDFRTDLLKGKFADFLPSTSNLCFSRKILEKIFPLPEIKGLSGMAITDLYIKNLAIGLSPGCVTKENLGIYRFHDNYYSNLDIDKKRKMFGEIYTTTGYWIQKRFPEFKSISQRIVTKGFATYLSSKYVSSNPTDADCPLMFESYMRSLSLPEKLQSLLFLSYYRSRLAFKDFV from the coding sequence ATGGACTCTTTAATTTCTTCTCAGCCGTTAGTTAGCATCTTAATCAACAACTATAACTACGGGCATTTGTTAACTGATGCAATTAATAGTGCATTGGCACAGAATTATGGCAATGTTGAGGTGATTGTTGTAGACGATGGTTCAACGGACAATTCTAAAGATCTCTTGGAGCCCTACAAGGGAAAAATAACTTCCGTATTGAAAGCAAATGGTGGTCAAGCATCAGCTATGAACGCAGGTTTTGCTGTCAGCAAAGGTGAAATTGTATGTTTTTTAGATGCTGATGACCTATTCCTACCAGAAAGATTAACTCGAGTAGTTGATATATTTCAGACTACATCTAATATTGATTGGGTGTTTACTGAATCAATGCCAGTTGAAACTTCCAAGATTGAGAAAGGTACTTTAAATTCTTTATTTGACTCAATCAGAAAAGATTCAGACGCTAAAACACTAGCTAGAATTGACTTTAGAACTGACCTTCTAAAGGGAAAGTTTGCTGATTTTTTGCCCTCCACTTCAAATTTGTGCTTTTCTCGAAAAATTCTTGAAAAAATATTTCCTCTACCAGAAATAAAGGGGCTTTCAGGGATGGCGATTACCGATCTATATATAAAAAATCTTGCAATCGGCCTCAGCCCTGGTTGTGTTACTAAAGAAAACTTAGGAATTTATAGATTCCATGATAACTACTATAGTAACTTAGATATTGACAAGAAGCGGAAAATGTTTGGCGAAATCTATACCACAACAGGATACTGGATTCAAAAAAGATTTCCAGAGTTTAAGTCCATTAGCCAAAGGATTGTAACCAAAGGGTTTGCAACGTACTTGAGCAGCAAATATGTTTCGAGCAATCCGACTGATGCTGACTGTCCTCTGATGTTTGAGTCTTATATGAGATCTTTGTCTCTTCCTGAGAAACTTCAGTCGCTTTTATTTTTATCTTACTACAGAAGCCGCCTTGCCTTTAAAGACTTTGTTTGA
- a CDS encoding glycosyltransferase, which yields MEILEKPIGANAASVTASAPLKVLFVSHAYVVGLNQGKLAAIAAKDDVEVALLAPQHWKAHEWNKVLTLEAPFPEIQLFPAKILFSGRVGAVLYSPLAIWQAISTFQPDILQVEHEVFSLAAFEMAIVARLANIPIVFFGWENMDRQLSSFRRWIRRFILSTANGVIAGNGEGAALTQQWGFEGLIEVMPQMGVDTQIFTPPTQPRSRTNFTVGFVGRLSVSKGVDTLIQATRLLKDRGKYIQLAICGSGPEEEALHQLAVTEGVQDQIDWRGLVRHDEVPQEMQQFDALVLPSRTVDTWKEQFGHVLIEAMATEIPVVGSTCGEIPNVIGRPDLVFAEDDAESLANILDRLLSDPVWYQETKTYFVQRVHQNYSHNGIADRLISLWRRAISGFSPA from the coding sequence ATGGAAATACTAGAAAAACCCATTGGGGCTAATGCTGCATCCGTCACGGCATCAGCCCCACTCAAGGTACTTTTTGTCAGCCACGCCTACGTAGTTGGTTTGAACCAGGGCAAACTAGCGGCGATCGCGGCAAAAGACGATGTAGAGGTTGCCCTCCTCGCCCCTCAACATTGGAAAGCCCACGAGTGGAACAAGGTGCTTACCCTCGAAGCTCCCTTTCCTGAGATACAGCTATTTCCGGCTAAAATCTTGTTCTCTGGGCGCGTAGGGGCAGTACTGTACTCGCCCTTAGCCATTTGGCAAGCCATATCCACCTTTCAGCCAGATATTCTTCAGGTAGAGCACGAGGTGTTCTCTCTGGCTGCTTTCGAAATGGCGATTGTGGCTAGGCTCGCTAACATTCCAATCGTGTTCTTTGGCTGGGAGAACATGGATCGGCAGCTTTCAAGCTTTCGTCGGTGGATACGCAGATTTATTTTAAGCACCGCCAACGGTGTCATTGCAGGCAACGGCGAGGGGGCAGCATTGACTCAGCAATGGGGGTTTGAGGGCCTAATCGAAGTGATGCCCCAGATGGGGGTAGATACCCAAATTTTTACTCCTCCAACTCAACCCCGCTCCAGAACAAACTTCACTGTAGGGTTTGTAGGTCGCCTATCTGTCTCAAAGGGGGTAGATACTCTAATTCAGGCAACACGCTTGCTGAAGGATAGGGGCAAATATATTCAGCTTGCAATTTGTGGCTCTGGCCCTGAAGAAGAAGCTCTACATCAGCTTGCTGTCACCGAAGGAGTACAAGACCAAATCGACTGGCGGGGGCTGGTACGGCACGACGAAGTACCTCAAGAAATGCAGCAGTTCGATGCTTTAGTTTTGCCTTCTCGTACAGTTGATACCTGGAAAGAACAGTTTGGCCATGTCTTAATCGAGGCTATGGCTACAGAAATCCCGGTGGTTGGCTCTACATGTGGTGAGATCCCTAATGTTATTGGTCGTCCCGATCTGGTGTTTGCAGAAGACGATGCGGAGAGTTTAGCCAATATCTTAGACAGGCTGCTGTCTGACCCCGTCTGGTACCAAGAGACCAAAACCTACTTTGTGCAGCGGGTACACCAAAACTATAGCCACAACGGCATTGCTGACCGACTGATTAGTCTATGGCGGCGGGCAATCTCCGGATTTTCGCCAGCGTAG
- a CDS encoding glycosyltransferase family 1 protein yields the protein MDVYADNLVAGLKQARPTWKITEVAPRPWWQDGEDAWKSGTGLKKYYERFWHHPKTVSQLDADVFHIIDHTSGHVAYWLKKKQKRTVVTCHDLVQLIQPEILKDQARLPALSMATWKYSVGGLAKADAVISVSENTKRDIVSHLPIAEQKVEVIPNGVSAEFQVLDQTPNLFPQDRYRKSPKSICLLNVGSTHQRKNILGILNALHILTTQGVDACLWRVGDAFTPEHQQFVETQGLSSLIYDLGKPNRQQLIEIYNSADCLLAPSLYEGFGLTVLEAMACGLPVITSTTSSLPEVAGDSAVLVDPNSPECIAKAIFNLHINPALRQHLVQKGLERVQRFRWPQVGEQVAQVYEALI from the coding sequence ATGGATGTCTATGCAGATAATTTGGTGGCCGGTCTCAAGCAGGCCCGACCTACTTGGAAAATAACCGAAGTCGCCCCGAGACCCTGGTGGCAAGACGGCGAAGACGCGTGGAAGTCTGGTACAGGCCTAAAAAAATACTACGAGCGATTTTGGCACCACCCCAAAACTGTCAGCCAGCTCGATGCAGACGTGTTCCATATTATTGATCACACCAGTGGTCATGTAGCCTACTGGCTTAAAAAAAAACAAAAGCGCACCGTGGTTACCTGCCATGACCTGGTTCAGCTCATTCAGCCTGAGATTCTAAAAGACCAGGCCCGTCTACCAGCCCTCAGCATGGCCACTTGGAAGTATTCCGTTGGTGGTTTAGCAAAAGCCGATGCGGTGATCTCTGTTTCTGAAAACACAAAGCGAGATATCGTTAGTCATCTCCCTATTGCGGAGCAGAAAGTTGAGGTCATACCCAATGGCGTCAGTGCTGAGTTCCAGGTATTAGACCAAACACCTAACCTATTTCCCCAAGATCGATACCGCAAATCGCCCAAAAGTATATGCCTGCTCAACGTTGGCTCTACCCACCAGCGTAAAAATATCCTGGGTATTCTCAACGCTCTGCATATTTTGACGACCCAAGGTGTAGATGCCTGTCTCTGGCGGGTGGGTGATGCCTTTACCCCCGAACACCAGCAATTTGTTGAGACTCAAGGCTTAAGTAGCCTAATTTACGACCTAGGCAAACCCAATCGCCAGCAGCTCATTGAAATTTATAATTCAGCCGATTGCCTACTGGCACCCTCTCTATATGAGGGCTTTGGGTTAACTGTCCTTGAGGCCATGGCCTGCGGTTTGCCGGTCATTACCTCTACAACCTCCTCGCTGCCAGAGGTCGCTGGGGATAGTGCTGTGCTGGTTGACCCTAACTCCCCAGAATGTATTGCCAAGGCCATTTTCAACCTGCATATTAATCCAGCTCTGCGCCAACATTTGGTTCAAAAAGGGCTTGAGCGAGTACAGCGCTTTCGCTGGCCACAGGTTGGTGAACAGGTTGCACAGGTCTACGAAGCTTTAATCTAA
- a CDS encoding nitroreductase family protein translates to MSINLSKNSVKSAIKNTSEKYILRVAVRSRFLSSLYYTVFSEAFGRENQACIYGKILYQESLNSKDHNSYLLRRNIHRIEKGILMRPRRSIFASDYIEETFQAYKKSLLNNKDCEELGWAHDVLSEYFSITGTEVNIDKCRQEFLKLESLKVINPPKIPYKRGNLDQFSVDYKALLDLSIQRRSVRWYLQKPVPRDLIDQAITVAALAPSACNRQPFEFRVFDDPDLVRQISSIPMGTKGFHENFPAVIVVVGKLRAYFSERDRHIIYIDASLASMALMYAFETLGLSSCPINWPDIESKEEQMADLLNLQLDERPVMLISLGYPDPTGMIAYSQKKSLSQIRKFN, encoded by the coding sequence ATGTCAATCAACCTAAGCAAGAATTCTGTCAAATCAGCTATAAAGAATACTTCTGAGAAGTATATATTGAGGGTGGCAGTTCGCTCACGCTTTTTGAGTTCTCTATACTACACGGTCTTTTCAGAGGCATTTGGCAGAGAAAATCAAGCTTGTATCTATGGAAAAATCTTATACCAAGAAAGCCTTAATTCTAAAGATCACAACAGCTATCTCTTAAGAAGAAATATTCATCGGATTGAGAAAGGTATTTTGATGCGTCCTAGAAGAAGCATCTTTGCATCAGATTACATTGAAGAAACGTTTCAAGCTTACAAAAAGTCCTTGTTAAATAACAAGGACTGCGAAGAACTGGGGTGGGCTCATGATGTGTTGTCGGAATACTTCTCAATTACTGGGACAGAAGTAAATATTGATAAATGCCGCCAGGAGTTTTTGAAATTAGAGTCATTAAAAGTTATTAATCCGCCTAAGATTCCTTACAAGCGGGGAAATTTAGATCAATTTTCAGTTGATTACAAAGCTCTTTTAGATCTATCAATACAGCGAAGGTCTGTTAGATGGTACTTGCAAAAACCAGTCCCAAGGGATCTAATCGATCAGGCAATTACAGTTGCTGCTCTTGCTCCAAGCGCTTGTAACCGACAGCCGTTTGAGTTTAGAGTTTTTGACGATCCTGACTTGGTGCGGCAAATTTCATCTATTCCTATGGGAACCAAAGGATTTCACGAAAATTTTCCAGCCGTTATTGTTGTCGTTGGAAAACTCAGAGCCTATTTTAGTGAAAGAGATCGCCACATTATTTACATAGATGCGTCTCTAGCATCTATGGCCTTAATGTATGCATTCGAAACTTTAGGCTTAAGTTCCTGCCCTATCAACTGGCCAGACATTGAATCGAAAGAAGAACAAATGGCAGATTTGCTGAACCTACAACTTGACGAGAGACCTGTTATGTTAATTTCATTAGGATATCCAGACCCTACAGGGATGATAGCTTATTCACAGAAAAAATCTTTAAGCCAAATCAGAAAATTTAACTAG
- a CDS encoding glycosyltransferase family 4 protein yields MKILISAYSCEPGRGSERGVGWNVAREVAKRHEVWVLTRPDESKDAIEAELARHPVPNLHFVYFTLPFWQDSLRWGQSGAMQIHYYLWQIQAYFVAKELHQKIGFDLAHHVTFVKYSSPSFLAFLPIPFIWGPVGGGETAPASFWRDFGLRAKVYEISRDLVRKIGEYDPFARLTAKKSTVVRATTADTAERLRKMGASTIEIVPEVGLLEEELTFLKQYVLPPAQPLRFISMGRLLHWKGYHLGIRAFAQAKLPNAEYWLVGEGPELTKLQQIAADLGVAHQVKFWGRLTREDTLAKLAECHILVHPSLHDSGGWVCIEGMAAGRPVICLDLGGPAVQVTKETGFKVLANTPNQTMQTMAEAMVCLAQDSSLREKMGAAGKRLVSDNYGWNVVGERLDTLYQKTVQHLPVEV; encoded by the coding sequence ATGAAAATTCTTATTTCTGCCTATTCTTGTGAGCCGGGCCGAGGCTCAGAACGTGGTGTCGGTTGGAACGTCGCCCGAGAGGTAGCCAAACGCCACGAGGTTTGGGTGTTAACTCGGCCTGATGAAAGTAAAGATGCGATCGAAGCAGAGTTAGCCCGTCACCCCGTCCCCAATTTGCACTTTGTCTACTTCACCCTACCCTTCTGGCAAGATAGCCTGCGCTGGGGCCAGTCTGGAGCCATGCAGATTCACTATTATCTCTGGCAAATTCAGGCTTACTTTGTCGCTAAAGAGCTTCATCAGAAAATTGGGTTTGACCTAGCTCACCACGTTACCTTTGTTAAATACTCTAGCCCTAGCTTTTTGGCTTTCTTGCCCATCCCCTTTATTTGGGGGCCAGTGGGCGGCGGCGAAACCGCACCAGCCTCTTTCTGGCGAGACTTTGGCTTGCGAGCTAAAGTCTATGAAATCAGCCGAGACCTAGTGCGTAAAATTGGTGAGTATGACCCCTTTGCTCGCCTTACGGCTAAAAAGAGCACCGTGGTTAGAGCGACCACCGCTGATACCGCTGAGCGTCTACGCAAAATGGGAGCCTCTACGATCGAAATTGTGCCTGAAGTAGGGCTTCTTGAAGAAGAGCTCACTTTTCTAAAGCAGTATGTTTTACCTCCTGCCCAGCCTCTACGATTTATTAGTATGGGTCGCCTACTCCACTGGAAAGGCTATCATCTTGGCATACGCGCCTTTGCCCAAGCTAAGCTACCTAATGCTGAATACTGGCTTGTAGGCGAAGGCCCAGAATTGACAAAGCTACAGCAAATAGCTGCCGATCTGGGAGTAGCCCACCAAGTTAAGTTTTGGGGTCGGCTCACCCGTGAAGATACTTTGGCTAAGCTAGCAGAATGTCACATACTGGTGCATCCTAGTCTGCACGATTCGGGTGGTTGGGTGTGCATTGAGGGTATGGCTGCCGGGCGTCCCGTAATTTGTTTAGATTTAGGTGGGCCAGCCGTGCAAGTTACGAAAGAAACAGGATTTAAGGTTTTAGCCAATACCCCTAATCAAACTATGCAAACTATGGCTGAGGCAATGGTTTGCTTGGCCCAGGACTCGTCTCTACGAGAAAAGATGGGCGCCGCCGGCAAAAGACTTGTCAGCGATAACTACGGCTGGAATGTTGTTGGTGAGCGATTAGACACGCTTTATCAGAAGACTGTGCAGCACCTACCAGTAGAGGTATAG
- a CDS encoding glycosyltransferase: protein MDSALTQTYSHVEVIVVEDCSTDSSL, encoded by the coding sequence ATTGATAGCGCTCTTACTCAAACATACTCTCATGTTGAAGTAATTGTTGTAGAGGACTGCTCAACTGACAGTTCTCTATAA
- a CDS encoding glycosyltransferase family 1 protein, giving the protein MHVLIPVLHRPDRPTGVCRHGANLAQGLAECDEVSKVTVIIGAWQTHYFAHGFGLTSSKIRLVDVDIKNSSIGRNQWFLTDLPKLANRLCPDIVHLSFPLPFVRQWFNCPVVATIHDLYPYEYPQNFGFPQVWFNQWFLNQCINQSDGLSCVSKTTLEALKTHFPKMDQRKPLRVIYNSVENNSGQSNPPQVLKDQQHRLFILGVAQHRKNKNLDLLIRAYNALLKNNKIDSETQLILVGSPGPETSSLHQLVNSLDLQDQITFLSGLDDSKLNWLYEQATLFVMPSSTEGFCLPLIEAQAAGCPVVCSDIPIFHEIASPQCHYFDLNDSPLENLITAIAEALVYPESRKPFINTAFKQEITSQQYLDFYRCLLN; this is encoded by the coding sequence ATGCATGTGCTTATTCCTGTCTTGCATCGGCCTGATCGACCAACTGGAGTGTGTCGCCATGGAGCCAATTTGGCTCAGGGCCTGGCTGAGTGTGATGAGGTAAGCAAAGTCACTGTCATTATTGGGGCTTGGCAGACTCATTATTTTGCCCATGGCTTTGGCCTTACTTCATCTAAAATTCGGCTAGTCGATGTAGATATTAAAAACAGCTCAATAGGTCGTAATCAGTGGTTCTTAACCGATTTACCTAAATTAGCCAACCGACTTTGCCCTGACATTGTCCATCTGTCCTTTCCCCTACCATTCGTGCGGCAATGGTTTAACTGTCCTGTGGTTGCAACTATTCACGATTTATATCCCTACGAGTATCCCCAAAACTTTGGTTTTCCTCAGGTGTGGTTTAACCAGTGGTTTCTAAATCAGTGTATTAATCAAAGTGATGGTCTATCCTGCGTCTCTAAAACCACATTAGAAGCGCTCAAAACCCACTTTCCCAAGATGGATCAGCGTAAACCTCTTAGGGTTATCTATAACTCAGTTGAAAACAACAGCGGTCAATCGAACCCACCTCAGGTGCTAAAAGACCAACAACATAGACTCTTTATTTTAGGTGTAGCCCAGCATCGTAAAAACAAAAATCTAGATTTACTAATTCGAGCCTATAACGCCCTTTTAAAAAACAACAAAATTGACTCTGAGACTCAGCTAATTTTAGTAGGTAGCCCCGGCCCTGAAACCTCAAGCTTGCACCAGTTAGTTAATAGCCTCGATCTACAAGACCAGATAACGTTTCTCTCTGGGTTAGACGATAGCAAGTTAAACTGGCTCTACGAGCAAGCGACCCTTTTCGTAATGCCTTCCTCTACGGAAGGATTTTGCTTACCGCTAATAGAGGCTCAAGCAGCTGGTTGCCCAGTGGTTTGTTCTGATATTCCCATTTTTCATGAAATTGCGTCACCCCAGTGCCACTACTTTGATTTGAACGACAGCCCTTTAGAAAACCTTATTACGGCAATAGCTGAGGCATTAGTCTATCCAGAATCTCGGAAACCCTTTATTAACACAGCATTCAAACAAGAGATCACCTCACAACAATACTTAGATTTTTATCGCTGTCTACTTAATTAA
- a CDS encoding glycosyltransferase, whose translation MSVVIPVFNDNDHLEICLTALEQQSYPSNRYEVLVIDNNSKEDVSVVTAKFKSVTLLHEPTPGSYIARNLGIKQAKGSVIAFTDADCIPAPNWIEEGVATLCSQKHVGLIAGHIDLFAKDSSKPNAFELYETIALAFPQDQFVENDHFGVTANLFTFKDVIDSVGLFDESLKSGGDREWGQRVYSAGYGQLYGPKACVKHPARNTWESLRKRSVRIIGGKYDLLKLNSKSGFGLFTDFVLFLKPPFRFFWRVWKDERFENSWQKIQFTMVMFRLRWIAIKERFRLQFCNGTSERD comes from the coding sequence GTGTCTGTTGTTATTCCAGTTTTTAATGATAATGATCACCTTGAGATCTGTTTAACGGCTCTGGAGCAGCAATCTTATCCATCAAACCGTTATGAAGTATTAGTGATCGACAACAACTCAAAAGAGGATGTTAGTGTTGTCACCGCCAAGTTTAAATCTGTTACTCTCTTACACGAACCTACCCCTGGTTCATATATTGCTAGAAATCTTGGGATAAAACAAGCAAAAGGCTCAGTGATTGCTTTTACAGACGCAGATTGTATTCCTGCACCAAACTGGATAGAGGAAGGAGTCGCTACATTATGTAGCCAAAAGCATGTTGGCTTGATAGCTGGACACATTGATCTTTTCGCTAAAGATAGTAGTAAGCCTAATGCTTTTGAGCTTTATGAGACTATTGCTCTTGCATTTCCTCAAGATCAATTTGTCGAAAATGATCACTTCGGGGTTACAGCAAATTTGTTTACATTCAAAGATGTAATTGACTCAGTTGGTTTATTTGATGAATCGTTGAAGTCTGGTGGTGATAGAGAATGGGGACAGCGGGTTTACTCGGCTGGATATGGCCAGCTCTATGGGCCAAAAGCTTGTGTAAAGCATCCCGCTCGTAACACATGGGAATCATTGCGTAAGCGTTCTGTCAGAATTATAGGAGGAAAATATGACTTGCTTAAGTTGAATAGCAAATCTGGTTTTGGCCTTTTTACAGATTTTGTTCTATTCCTAAAACCTCCTTTTAGATTCTTCTGGCGCGTGTGGAAGGATGAGCGTTTTGAAAACTCATGGCAAAAAATTCAGTTTACAATGGTCATGTTTCGGCTTCGCTGGATAGCAATCAAAGAAAGGTTTCGGCTACAGTTCTGCAATGGTACATCTGAGCGAGATTAG
- a CDS encoding acyltransferase, producing MVCYIFFLINAQKLGNKLRKFFRDCSQQKTFPIAVIARYLFFRILGRKILAYKRAKIIGLEGIETNKTIRIGIHYKTTLILPNRSETVLHNEGETLFLGDFSLGVGSKINIEKTGRAKFGDGVYVNSGTSFLIAHKLEIGHHSIVSWDCQLMDENFHEITYLDRKQKNNGIKIGNHVWIGCGVLVLNGSVIPDGCVVAARSVVSKAFDEENCLIAGNPAQIIKRNISWQ from the coding sequence TTGGTTTGCTACATTTTTTTTCTAATTAATGCTCAAAAGCTTGGGAATAAGTTAAGAAAGTTTTTTCGAGACTGTTCTCAGCAAAAAACTTTTCCCATAGCTGTCATTGCTCGATATTTATTTTTTCGAATTTTGGGTAGAAAAATCTTAGCTTACAAAAGAGCTAAAATTATTGGATTAGAAGGAATAGAAACAAATAAAACTATCAGAATTGGGATTCATTATAAAACAACACTGATCTTGCCCAATAGAAGTGAAACTGTTTTGCATAACGAAGGGGAAACTTTGTTTCTTGGTGATTTCTCGCTAGGTGTTGGAAGCAAGATTAATATAGAGAAAACTGGCCGCGCAAAATTTGGGGATGGAGTATATGTAAACTCAGGAACTTCGTTTTTAATTGCGCATAAACTTGAGATTGGACATCATTCGATAGTCTCTTGGGATTGCCAGCTCATGGATGAAAACTTTCATGAAATCACTTACCTTGATCGAAAACAAAAAAACAACGGCATTAAAATAGGAAACCACGTTTGGATTGGCTGTGGCGTTTTGGTCTTAAACGGCTCAGTTATTCCGGATGGATGTGTGGTCGCAGCTAGATCTGTGGTAAGTAAAGCTTTTGATGAAGAGAACTGTTTAATAGCAGGTAATCCAGCGCAAATCATCAAGAGAAATATTTCTTGGCAATAA
- a CDS encoding glycosyltransferase encodes MNKNFLSSIIINNYNYDHFLSQAIDSALTQTYAHVEVIVVDDGSTDGSRQIIESYNDRIVPIFQANGKQGAAFNNGFAHSKGDIIIFLDSDDYLYPNAVEKVVSAWRPGISKVHYRLEVVDSEGASRDYAMPPATLPLDTGKVWQILVNQGTYNGVATSGNAIARAALAKVMPIAAEYATTSDDYLSVLIPLYGDVVAIDEPLGAYRIHDSNQWAMTTVTSSRFHRFIRHDLQRCQLLQTWAPQLGYEVPSDLYMRSFGRVWSRLASLRLDPDQHPVPTDTRWQLTGLGIRALWQYSDYNLPKRLVFSLWFLWVGLMPSALAKPAIVWLFAPHERPQLIQRVLGGLRSLMTPASKAKAPVSNLH; translated from the coding sequence ATGAACAAAAATTTTCTTTCAAGCATTATCATTAATAATTATAATTATGATCACTTTCTTTCCCAAGCTATCGACAGCGCCCTGACGCAAACCTATGCTCACGTCGAAGTTATTGTTGTAGACGATGGCTCTACCGATGGTTCTCGACAAATTATCGAGAGCTACAATGATCGAATTGTTCCTATTTTTCAGGCTAATGGTAAACAGGGTGCTGCTTTTAACAACGGCTTTGCCCACAGCAAAGGTGACATCATCATCTTTCTAGATTCTGATGACTATCTCTATCCCAATGCTGTAGAAAAAGTAGTTTCAGCTTGGCGACCTGGCATTTCAAAAGTGCATTATCGCCTGGAGGTAGTAGATAGCGAAGGGGCTTCACGTGACTATGCCATGCCCCCTGCCACCCTACCTCTTGACACTGGTAAAGTATGGCAAATTTTAGTTAATCAAGGTACCTACAATGGGGTAGCTACAAGTGGCAACGCTATAGCCCGAGCAGCACTTGCTAAGGTAATGCCTATTGCGGCTGAATACGCTACGACTTCTGACGATTACTTATCAGTACTGATTCCGCTATACGGTGATGTAGTTGCCATCGATGAGCCATTGGGGGCTTACCGTATTCACGACAGCAACCAATGGGCAATGACTACGGTTACCAGCAGCCGGTTTCATCGCTTCATTCGCCATGACTTACAACGCTGCCAGCTATTACAAACTTGGGCGCCTCAACTAGGTTACGAGGTGCCTAGCGACCTTTATATGCGTTCTTTTGGCCGAGTTTGGTCACGCTTAGCTTCGCTACGACTTGACCCAGATCAACACCCAGTGCCAACCGATACTCGTTGGCAGCTAACCGGGTTGGGCATTCGCGCGTTATGGCAATATTCCGACTACAACTTGCCCAAGCGACTAGTTTTCAGCCTCTGGTTTCTTTGGGTAGGACTTATGCCAAGTGCCCTTGCGAAACCCGCCATCGTCTGGCTATTCGCCCCCCACGAACGCCCTCAACTGATTCAACGGGTCTTAGGCGGTTTGCGTAGCCTGATGACTCCTGCTTCCAAGGCTAAGGCTCCAGTATCAAACCTCCACTAA
- a CDS encoding polysaccharide pyruvyl transferase family protein, with amino-acid sequence MITEIRGVQFENKGAELMLYAVVQQLKEWDENNIVAMRVKIGSYSQRSQVGVHQLLWSDKKIPILGSSANLALNLIPKNTKDRLGLITYPQINAVLDASGFNYSDQWGLEKTAAMLELAERCKKAGKKVVLLPQAFGPFKNREIRDKFSKILSLSDLVFARDDISYKYLIDLAEDNSKIKLGPDFTNLLTGITPKYIPENIQNTICIIPNVRMTDKTSKDVSNSYFHFLESSIKGVQSKGFEPLIVVHENCDIGLAEALKDKFGNSVELIIEENPLRLKGLIGKSYAVIGSRFHGLINSLSQGVPCIATGWSHKYRMLMKDYNCPECLLEDIGSEEKILQKIDIITSLENRDSLRNKIQEASIIQKKAAVSMWDEVRKVLY; translated from the coding sequence ATGATTACTGAAATTCGAGGCGTTCAATTTGAGAATAAAGGTGCTGAGCTAATGCTGTATGCAGTGGTTCAGCAGTTAAAAGAATGGGATGAGAATAACATTGTCGCCATGAGGGTAAAGATTGGTAGTTATAGTCAAAGATCGCAAGTAGGTGTCCACCAACTTCTTTGGTCGGACAAAAAAATTCCCATTCTAGGTTCATCAGCTAATCTTGCATTAAATTTGATTCCTAAAAATACAAAAGATAGATTAGGGCTGATAACGTATCCTCAAATAAATGCGGTACTTGATGCATCTGGATTTAACTACTCTGACCAATGGGGTTTAGAAAAGACAGCTGCAATGCTTGAACTCGCAGAGAGATGTAAAAAAGCAGGAAAAAAAGTTGTTCTGCTACCACAAGCATTTGGACCTTTTAAGAATAGGGAGATTCGAGACAAATTCTCAAAGATTTTGTCTCTTAGTGATCTTGTATTTGCAAGAGATGATATCTCTTACAAGTACTTGATTGATTTAGCAGAAGATAATTCGAAAATAAAACTTGGTCCTGACTTTACCAATTTGCTTACAGGTATTACGCCGAAATATATACCTGAAAACATTCAAAATACAATCTGTATTATACCGAACGTTCGAATGACAGATAAAACATCTAAGGATGTAAGCAACTCTTATTTTCATTTTCTAGAGTCCAGCATAAAAGGTGTGCAATCGAAAGGATTTGAACCATTGATCGTGGTGCATGAAAATTGTGACATTGGGCTGGCTGAAGCTTTAAAGGATAAATTTGGTAATTCAGTAGAGTTAATTATTGAAGAAAACCCTCTTCGACTGAAAGGATTAATAGGTAAATCTTATGCGGTAATCGGATCAAGATTTCACGGTTTGATAAACTCTTTATCTCAAGGCGTGCCTTGTATCGCTACAGGTTGGAGCCATAAGTATCGTATGTTAATGAAGGATTACAATTGCCCTGAGTGCCTTTTAGAAGATATAGGATCTGAAGAAAAGATCCTCCAAAAAATTGACATCATTACTAGTTTAGAGAATAGAGATAGTTTGAGAAATAAGATCCAGGAGGCATCAATTATACAGAAGAAGGCAGCTGTATCAATGTGGGATGAGGTAAGAAAAGTTCTTTACTGA